CTTTTCCTCATGTTCGGTAATGTCGCTCGTCTCTTCAGCGGGCAGTACTTCTTCCAGTTCATCCGGAAGCGCCAGTTGCCAGCTTCCTGTCTGTAATTTCTTCAACCATAGATGACGGCACACAGCATACAGATAAGTTTTCAGCTTGCTGTAAAGATCGAATTCTCCTTTTCTCGCCTTCTCATATAATATGATCATTGCCTCCTGGAAAAGATCTTTTGCATCATCCTCAGACCCTTTATACTGTAAAACCATTCTTAATATAGAAGGATAATTCTCCGTATAGATGGTCGCCAGCGCTCTGTCGTCGTTCCTGGTAAGTCCCAGTAGTAATTCCCGATCCCTTTCTATGTTCTGATTATGCTTCACTTATTAATACAATTAAATGGCTTTGGTAACCCAAAGTAGCAGAAAAAATTTCCAAATCCCAAATAAGACAGAACAACTGTCCGTTTCCTGCCGTCCAGACCGGACGCCTTCATATACGTTTTGATGTCTATATATGTAAATGTCCCGGTGGAAGGCGAAAAAACAGATAAAAAGGGCCCGAAAAAAAAATTTTAAAAAAAGTGGGTTACCTTTTTTCAACGCCGGTATAAAGAGTAAATAATATTTCAAAAACCTAAAAAATAGTCAAATGAAAAACGCACTGAAAATTGGATTTTTAGCTTTAGCTCTGGGTGTATTCGCAGCTTCTTGCGGTGGTTCTACTACTCCAGCTGAAGGAGATAGCACTGCTAACGCAACTATCGACACAGCGACTGCTACAGTAGATACTGCAACTGCTACAGTTGATACAGCTACTGCTACAGTTGATTCTTCTAAAGCTGCAGTTGACACAACTAAGAAATAATTGACCTGGTAAGCAATAAAAGGCTTTTATATAACCGCTCCGTTTCTTAACGGGGCGGTTTTTTTTTGTTAAGGGGCCCTGTTTATCTTTGTTTTTGAATAAAATATCTATAAAATAGGTTTTTATTAGAAATAATGTAATTTTTCGCAAAGACGCTTGGAAAATTCAAATCGCGGTGTATTTTTGTCAGGCAATTAAGCGAATATGATACAGCAAACAACCTTTGGTTACTTTTATGGTTTCTATTATTTCTGGTTCCAGAAATAGGGAGGTCGTTTGTAGTACTGAAATATAAAGAAACTAGCAAAAGGCCTCCCGGAACGGGAGGCCTTCTTTTTTTCCGATAATATCCAAATACGCATATGTTACGCCGTTTCAGTCTTTATTTCTTTTACTTTTTCTTTTACTTCTTTTACGTCGTAAAGGCCGGGACTCTTTTGTAATAAATGCACGAATAAATAACTGCAAATAAAAAGGGTCCCGGCTCCGCTGGGGCCCTTTTTCATTTTATACAGTAGTTGCTACAGCAACTACAAATCCAAACCAAACATTAAAAAATGCGTATCGCAATCCAGGGTTTTGAAGGATGTTTTCATCAGATAGCAGCAGAGGCTTATTATGGTAAGGGAATAGACATAGAATGTTGCGCATCCTTTCCGGAGCTCGTTAAGAAAGTAGTTAAACAGAAAGAGGCTGATGCCGGTGTAATGGCCATCGAAAACTCCATCGCCGGAAGTATTCTGCCAAACTACTCGCTGCTGAAAAATTCAGGTCTGCATGTTATCGGTGAAGTATACCTTCATATCAAACAGCACCTGATGGTATTACCAGGCCAAACCCTGGAGGATATACGGGAAGTACATTCTCACCATATGGCGCTGCTCCAGTGCACTGAGTTCCTGGAAAAGCATCCGCATATGAAACTGGTAGAAACAGAAGATACTGCCCTCAGTGCCAAGCACGTAGCACAGAAGAAACTGAAAAGTACCGCAGCCATCGCTGGTAAACTGGCTGCTGAAATATATGGTCTGGATATCATCGCACCGAATATCCATACTATCAAAAATAACTATACCCGCTTCCTGGTTATTTCTCCTAACGGAGTAACACCTGCCCCGGATGCCAATAAAGCTTCCGTATACTTCCAGACATCTCACGATCGCGGAAGCCTGGCAAAGGTGCTGACACAGGTAGCACAGGCTGGGATCAACCTGAGTAAAATACAGTCGTTCCCGATGCCGGCTAAAGAATGGAACTATTACTTCCATGCGGACTTCGAATTTGAGAACCTGAGCCACTTTGAGAAAAGTATCAGCAAAATTCAGCCGCTGACAGAAGATCTGAAAGTATTAGGTATCTATCAGAAAGGAAACACTCACTAATCACATACATCAGGACGCGGAAAACAAAGCACTATGAACTTACAGGTAGCAAAAAGGCTGCAGCAAACGGAAGAATACTACTTCTCCAAGAAGCTCAGGGAAATAGACGAGATGAATAAAACAGGCGCAAAGGTGATCAACCTTGGTATAGGTAGCCCTGATCTGCCGCCTCATCCCTCTGTGATTGCCGCTTTGCATGAATATGCACAGAAGCCTGACACCCATGCATACCAGGGGTAC
The DNA window shown above is from Chitinophaga agri and carries:
- a CDS encoding RNA polymerase sigma factor, with protein sequence MKHNQNIERDRELLLGLTRNDDRALATIYTENYPSILRMVLQYKGSEDDAKDLFQEAMIILYEKARKGEFDLYSKLKTYLYAVCRHLWLKKLQTGSWQLALPDELEEVLPAEETSDITEHEEKDQQFTIMEKAMGNMGEPCKTILEDYYVRKMSMQDIAEKFGYTNSENAKNQKYKCLMRLKKLFFEQYKSTI
- a CDS encoding prephenate dehydratase; translated protein: MRIAIQGFEGCFHQIAAEAYYGKGIDIECCASFPELVKKVVKQKEADAGVMAIENSIAGSILPNYSLLKNSGLHVIGEVYLHIKQHLMVLPGQTLEDIREVHSHHMALLQCTEFLEKHPHMKLVETEDTALSAKHVAQKKLKSTAAIAGKLAAEIYGLDIIAPNIHTIKNNYTRFLVISPNGVTPAPDANKASVYFQTSHDRGSLAKVLTQVAQAGINLSKIQSFPMPAKEWNYYFHADFEFENLSHFEKSISKIQPLTEDLKVLGIYQKGNTH